The Leptospira paudalimensis region GTTTTATGTTCTGATAAAACAGGCACAATTACAAAGAATAAAATGAAAGTTGGAAAAATTACGACAAAAGACTCCGAAGATAATTTAGAGAAAGTAAATGAAGTATCCGATTTATCGAAATCCATTTTACAAATTGCATACTTTGCCTCAAAACATCCGAGTTTTGATCCTATGGATATTGCTATTACTGATTGTATGAATCTTTTTCATCAAAAAGGTGATTTATCATTATTGTCCATAAAAGATTTTCCATTAACACCAGAACAATTAACTATGATTCGGGTGTTAAAAGAAGAAAACGGATATTCATGTTATGCGAAAGGATCTCCTGAAGCAGTGTTCGAGTTATGCAATTTGGATTCGGAAAATTTGAAAAATTGGACGGAAAAAACAAATGAATTAGCAAAAGAAGGTTATCGTGTACTTGCTGTCGCAAAATCAAAAACACCTTTGAAAAATATTCCGGAAGAAAGAAACACAGCTCAGTATGAAATTTACGGATTACTTTCTTTTTTGGATCCAATTAGAGAAATTGTACCAAGTGCTGTAAAAACTGCTTATGAGTCTGGAATCCGTGTGATTATGATCACAGGAGATTATCCAGAAACTGCAAAGAATATTGCTAAACAAATTGGTTTAAAGAATTCAGATTTAGTATATACAGGAAAAGATTTTACCAATTTAGAGGAGCAGGAATTTAAAAAAGTATTAAAAGAATGTAATGTTTTTTCTAGAGTAAGTCCAGAAGATAAATGGAAATTGGTCAGGTATCTAAAGTCCGAAGGTGAAATCGTAGCGATGACAGGAGACGGAGTCAACGATGCTCCCGCATTAAGAACTGCAAACATTGGTGTTGCAATGGGAGAACGTGGAACGGATGTCGCAAGAGAGGCTGCCGATATTGTTTTGTTAGATGATTCCTTTTCCTCTATCTTAGAATCAGTTCGAATTGGTCGTCAAATTTTTGATAATCTAAAAAAAGCTCTTGGGTATTTAATCGGAGTGCACATCCCAATCGTTGGAATCACATTTTTACCAATCTTATTGAACTGGCCTATTGTAGTACTTTCTGCTATTCATATTGTATTTATGGAAATGGTAATCGATCCAACATGTACGATCGTTTTTGAAAAAGAGGATGCCGAATTTGATTTGATGAAACGGAAACCAAGAGTATCTTCGGAACCTCTATTGGATAGAGAACTGTTCGTTACTTCATTAATCCAGGGAGCCTTTTCCTTGATTTCAGTTGTTTCTACTTATTGGCTTACTCATATGTTTTTAAATCATGAATCGAACAACCAAGTGGTAAGCACGGCCTCATTTGTTACTTTAGTATTTTCGAATCTGTTTTTAATATTGGCGAATCGTTCTTTACATGAATCGATGTGGAGTCGGATGCGAATTCGAAACTCAATGATCAATATTGTATTTATTGGAACCATCGCAGTTTTACTTCTGTCGATCTATTTGCCTGGAATGAACAGTTTGTTTCGATTTGTTCCACTCAATTTTCTACAATTTTCTTCAGCGATACTGGTTGCTTTTATTGGAGTTTTGTTCTATGATATAACAAAAGTATCCGTATCAAAATGGTTTCGAAACGTTTAAGAAGGTATCTGAATTTTTATTTATGATTGAACTGATTTTTCCTAAAAAATATTCGGCGTTATGTTTAAAGTCTGCTTTTTTTGGTTTTTTTGCTCACACAGGTTTTGTAAGAGGTTTGCAAGAAATTGGATTTAAGCCAGCCATCGTCACTGGATCAAGTTCAGGTGCCATGATTGGTGCACTATATGCCACTGGAAGAGAGATGGTTGATTTTGAATCCGTTGTATTGGGTCTCAAAAAGAAAGATTTTTGGGAAGGTAATTCCTTAACCTTACTTGGTCGCCTCTTAAAAAAAGGATGGAACCAGTCAAGTGGAGTTTTAACAGGGAAATCAACTCGCAAAATCTTATATCCATACTTGGGAAATAAAAAATTTTCTGATCTGCCTATCAAATTGGGAATTGCTGTTTCTAACTTATCTAAGAACAAAAGAGAGTTAATCACTGAAGGGAATGTATTAGATGCGGTAATGGCATCCATTGCTTTTCCCTTCCTTTATGAAGTGCAAGAATTCCAAGGACAAGAGTTTTTAGATGGCGGTATTGGTGATGGCGAACCTATTAAAGAATTAATTTTAGATCCAAGCATTGATCGAATAGTCATCCATCAAGTTAATAATAATAGGCCAGTTAGTAAAAATATGATGAAGCGAGCGTTAGATGCTTCTGTGCAAATTATTGAAACCGAAACTGAGGATTTGAAAACACTTTTAGCAAAAGAGAAGGGTAAAAAATTAATCCGATTAGAAACAAATACTCCTTATTTATCTCCCAATGATTTTTCGAAAGGTAAGTTTGCTTTAGCAGAAGGGCGAGGTACTGCGTATAAACATAAAGCCGAGATTTTGGGTGATATGGAATTGCCCATATTTGGATTGTTTAATTAAAAATTTCTATTATGGATAGCCAAAGAAAAATAAAAGTCTTAGTTGTAGAAGATTCAGTTGCTTCTTACAAGGCTATTGTATCTGTTTTAGAAAATTTTGGATTCGTTGTCTCGCCTGAAAGGGTTGAATGGAAAATTGAATTTGAAAAGTCCATTTTAGATAAGTCCTGGGATATTGTGATCTCGGATTATTATTTACCAGATTTTGATGGCAAATATGTGATTCATCGCATCAAAGAATTAAATCCTGAATTACCAGTC contains the following coding sequences:
- a CDS encoding cation-translocating P-type ATPase, with protein sequence MQSIPKQISEYINMGLSLDMVKKNRSVYGANEISSSKRIGFLRMLFGVVTEPMILLLISISIVYLLLGDRGEALLLLGSVIGIICITFYQEKKTETAISALRSLASPRTNVIRDGQIIRIEGKDVVYGDLLILNEGDRIPADAELLSDRLFSCDESLLTGESIPVNKGMGQSVYCGALVVSGEGVCRVNAVGNHTEIGKIGRKIADETVGKTLLELEVARLVRNLFLVAAGLCISLAIYFGIVKSLWLQGLLSGLTLAIGLMPEELPLVMTIFFALGAYRLSTQNVLVRRSSIIETLGAATVLCSDKTGTITKNKMKVGKITTKDSEDNLEKVNEVSDLSKSILQIAYFASKHPSFDPMDIAITDCMNLFHQKGDLSLLSIKDFPLTPEQLTMIRVLKEENGYSCYAKGSPEAVFELCNLDSENLKNWTEKTNELAKEGYRVLAVAKSKTPLKNIPEERNTAQYEIYGLLSFLDPIREIVPSAVKTAYESGIRVIMITGDYPETAKNIAKQIGLKNSDLVYTGKDFTNLEEQEFKKVLKECNVFSRVSPEDKWKLVRYLKSEGEIVAMTGDGVNDAPALRTANIGVAMGERGTDVAREAADIVLLDDSFSSILESVRIGRQIFDNLKKALGYLIGVHIPIVGITFLPILLNWPIVVLSAIHIVFMEMVIDPTCTIVFEKEDAEFDLMKRKPRVSSEPLLDRELFVTSLIQGAFSLISVVSTYWLTHMFLNHESNNQVVSTASFVTLVFSNLFLILANRSLHESMWSRMRIRNSMINIVFIGTIAVLLLSIYLPGMNSLFRFVPLNFLQFSSAILVAFIGVLFYDITKVSVSKWFRNV
- a CDS encoding patatin-like phospholipase family protein — encoded protein: MIELIFPKKYSALCLKSAFFGFFAHTGFVRGLQEIGFKPAIVTGSSSGAMIGALYATGREMVDFESVVLGLKKKDFWEGNSLTLLGRLLKKGWNQSSGVLTGKSTRKILYPYLGNKKFSDLPIKLGIAVSNLSKNKRELITEGNVLDAVMASIAFPFLYEVQEFQGQEFLDGGIGDGEPIKELILDPSIDRIVIHQVNNNRPVSKNMMKRALDASVQIIETETEDLKTLLAKEKGKKLIRLETNTPYLSPNDFSKGKFALAEGRGTAYKHKAEILGDMELPIFGLFN